One genomic window of Coregonus clupeaformis isolate EN_2021a chromosome 12, ASM2061545v1, whole genome shotgun sequence includes the following:
- the LOC123492077 gene encoding protein-glutamine gamma-glutamyltransferase E-like: MMAEVVFENPLSKGLRDCSITVTGSGLLTETMEARIPFLKQGQRLRVKMPFTPYRPGPKKLVANFNCDQFRNIKASCNVDILPVTSAVHPLP; this comes from the exons ATGATGGCAGAGGTTGTGTTTGAGAACCCTCTATCCAAGGGTCTAAGAGACTGCTCCATAACAGTGACTGGCAGTGGCTtgctgacagagacaatggaagCCAG AATTCCTTTCCTAAAACAAGGGCAACGGCTGCGTGTGAAGATGCCCTTTACTCCATACAGACCCGGTCCTAAGAAGCTAGTGGCCAACTTCAACTGTGACCAATTCAGGAACATTAAGGCAAGCTGCAATGTGGACATCCTACCTGTCACCAGTGCTGTCCACCCACTGCCGTAG